A single window of Solanum dulcamara chromosome 5, daSolDulc1.2, whole genome shotgun sequence DNA harbors:
- the LOC129888390 gene encoding non-specific lipid-transfer protein 1-like, producing the protein MLNKQLFPLLLVCIVVATATTTAASTTVEDATVTCNTVYSSLEPCLPYVLSGGSSVPLECCNGLKSLLNTARIKADRQSVCKCIKSVASSANGVQIGRAAQLPGICKVNVPYQISPNVDCSKIT; encoded by the coding sequence ATGCTAAACAAGCAACTATTTCCTTTGCTTCTCGTCTGCATTGTAGTGGCCACGGCCACCACCACAGCAGCATCTACAACTGTTGAGGATGCAACGGTCACGTGCAACACGGTGTATAGTAGCCTCGAACCATGTCTTCCCTACGTGCTAAGTGGTGGATCAAGCGTGCCGTTGGAGTGCTGCAATGGGCTTAAATCTCTCCTCAACACGGCGCGTATCAAAGCTGATCGCCAGAGCGTTTGCAAATGTATAAAGAGCGTTGCTTCAAGCGCTAACGGAGTTCAAATCGGTCGTGCTGCTCAACTCCCTGGAATATGTAAGGTCAATGTTCCTTACCAGATTAGTCCAAATGTTGATTGCTCAAAGATTACATAA